The Megasphaera stantonii genome includes a window with the following:
- a CDS encoding AraC family transcriptional regulator, giving the protein MNESLPKSSSGNIDGVILMNKKDLKEQLQFFSDEFHISMYTQTYIHTKGDHIPFHWHDQLQITWVYEGTLEYCVNGDSFHLSDDKLLLVNSQLMHSSKTIRQDAKTLCINFSLEVFHPMILKHYIVPFLESKGFSYILLPLKPYQSDTLKRFLDWTKSPSSYFLIMNFLSQIFENVLRDHNPKDSPPNYEEIEMFHNALNYIYEHYAEPLTLQQIAAQIMTNNSRISLLFKKYTHMSPVKFLNKYRLYIAKDMILHTDKPISEISETVGYNQLSYFIQKFRESYGFSPLKYRNKYALKPDREEKF; this is encoded by the coding sequence ATGAATGAATCTTTACCAAAATCCAGCAGCGGAAATATCGACGGCGTAATTTTGATGAACAAGAAAGACCTAAAAGAACAACTGCAGTTCTTTTCTGATGAATTTCATATTTCCATGTATACGCAAACTTATATTCACACCAAAGGCGACCATATTCCTTTTCATTGGCACGACCAGCTTCAAATAACATGGGTATATGAAGGAACATTGGAATACTGCGTGAATGGAGACAGCTTCCATCTTTCTGACGACAAACTTTTATTAGTCAATAGCCAGCTTATGCACAGCTCAAAAACCATACGGCAGGATGCGAAAACCCTCTGCATCAATTTTAGCCTGGAGGTCTTTCATCCAATGATTTTAAAACATTACATTGTGCCCTTTCTAGAGAGTAAGGGATTTTCCTATATTCTGCTGCCGTTAAAACCTTACCAGTCAGATACCTTAAAGCGTTTCTTGGACTGGACAAAATCGCCTTCCAGCTATTTTTTGATTATGAATTTTCTTTCGCAAATCTTCGAAAATGTTCTCAGAGATCATAATCCCAAAGACTCTCCGCCAAACTACGAAGAAATAGAAATGTTTCATAACGCATTAAATTATATATATGAACATTACGCGGAGCCGTTGACATTACAGCAGATAGCGGCGCAAATTATGACAAATAATAGCCGGATTTCCCTGTTATTCAAAAAATACACTCATATGTCTCCAGTTAAATTTTTAAACAAATATCGCCTTTATATCGCAAAAGACATGATTCTCCATACGGATAAACCGATTTCCGAAATCAGCGAAACTGTAGGCTATAATCAGCTCAGCTATTTTATTCAAAAATTTCGGGAAAGCTATGGATTTTCTCCTTTAAAATATAGGAATAAATATGCCTTAAAACCAGATAGGGAAGAAAAATTTTAA
- a CDS encoding M20 aminoacylase family protein — MQLILKNDADKKGRFKVNELKVQLIEWRHYLHAHPECAFEEAGTAAFVAETLRSMGIEVETGIGKTGVVGTLKVGNGERVVGLRADMDCICLQETSNLPYASQTPNRMHACGHDGHTATLLGAAKILSERKDFSGTVRFVFQPAEEPGRGSRAMIEDGLFERFPMDEMYGLHNMPQYPAGTIAVREGGIQASEDNFIITLKGKGGHASAPEIVKDPLVTAAEIICALQTIVSRNVTPTETAVISCTEIESDGAHNAIPSNVIIRGDTRSFTPEMSQLIEKRMEAICKHICEMNGLECEFTYTHEFAPTFNWKDNVQYVVKAAKAVVGEEHVIENCPPTMGSEDFGHFIQNVPGCFVFLGSKRDGEEAIPLHNSCFDYNDDILVTGAEFFAELVRERLVKV, encoded by the coding sequence ATGCAGTTGATATTAAAGAACGATGCAGATAAGAAGGGGCGTTTTAAGGTGAATGAATTAAAAGTACAGTTAATTGAATGGAGACATTATCTTCATGCGCATCCTGAATGTGCCTTTGAAGAAGCTGGTACAGCGGCGTTTGTTGCTGAAACGTTGCGGAGTATGGGAATTGAAGTCGAAACCGGGATAGGAAAAACTGGGGTAGTAGGGACGCTGAAAGTAGGAAACGGGGAACGTGTTGTTGGGCTGCGGGCCGATATGGACTGCATCTGCCTGCAAGAGACATCGAATCTTCCATATGCATCGCAGACGCCGAATCGAATGCATGCTTGCGGCCATGACGGCCATACGGCTACCCTTCTTGGGGCGGCTAAGATTCTTTCCGAGCGCAAAGATTTTTCCGGAACCGTGCGCTTTGTATTCCAACCGGCGGAAGAACCTGGCCGGGGATCAAGAGCGATGATTGAAGACGGCCTTTTTGAAAGATTTCCTATGGACGAAATGTATGGCCTCCACAACATGCCTCAATATCCGGCTGGGACAATAGCCGTGCGAGAAGGCGGCATCCAGGCTAGCGAGGATAATTTTATCATTACGCTCAAAGGAAAAGGCGGTCACGCATCTGCTCCGGAAATCGTAAAGGATCCATTGGTAACTGCCGCAGAAATTATCTGCGCTTTACAGACGATTGTATCTAGAAATGTAACACCTACAGAGACGGCTGTTATATCTTGTACGGAAATAGAGTCGGACGGAGCGCATAACGCTATACCATCTAATGTTATTATCCGCGGAGATACAAGAAGTTTTACACCGGAGATGTCGCAGCTTATTGAAAAACGCATGGAAGCTATTTGTAAACATATCTGTGAAATGAATGGTTTAGAGTGTGAATTTACCTATACCCATGAGTTTGCACCCACATTCAACTGGAAAGATAATGTTCAATATGTAGTAAAGGCGGCTAAAGCTGTAGTCGGAGAAGAACATGTAATAGAAAATTGTCCCCCGACAATGGGCTCCGAGGATTTTGGGCACTTTATACAGAATGTGCCGGGCTGCTTTGTATTTTTGGGAAGCAAAAGAGATGGAGAAGAGGCGATTCCACTTCACAATTCTTGTTTTGATTATAATGATGATATTTTGGTAACAGGGGCAGAGTTTTTTGCAGAACTTGTGAGAGAAAGGCTGGTAAAAGTATAA
- a CDS encoding diaminopropionate ammonia-lyase, translating into MKNLSKVLNISGLYVKDESRRFGLNAFKGLGGSYALAKVMAEKTGMGLEDVSKVPAGTFTFVTATDGNHGRGVAWAAKNLSQKAVVYMPKGSARERLENIRRQGAEAEITDLNYDNTVRFVSEQAQKNGWILVQDTAWEGYEKIPTWIMQGYMTMAWEAVQQMGDNIPTHIFLQAGVGAMAGAVTGFFSNYYGEKAPKIIIVEPDKANCLFKTANANDGTLHKVDGDLDSIMAGLCCGEVCTVGWEILKHRVDYFFSCPDYVAADGMRVLGNPLAGDERIISGESGAVTSGLVYNLMNDPKLESFRKELGLGQDSVVLCLSTEGDTDKENYRHIVWDGWYRNENTERNV; encoded by the coding sequence TTGAAAAATCTATCCAAAGTATTGAATATATCAGGACTATATGTCAAGGATGAAAGCAGGCGCTTTGGTCTCAATGCTTTCAAAGGCCTGGGAGGGAGTTATGCCTTGGCTAAAGTAATGGCAGAAAAGACGGGAATGGGGCTAGAAGATGTTTCAAAGGTGCCGGCAGGTACGTTTACGTTTGTAACTGCGACGGATGGAAATCATGGAAGAGGCGTTGCTTGGGCTGCAAAAAATCTGTCTCAGAAAGCAGTTGTATATATGCCGAAAGGTTCTGCTAGAGAACGATTGGAGAACATACGCAGGCAAGGAGCGGAAGCGGAGATTACAGATTTAAATTATGATAACACAGTACGTTTTGTAAGCGAGCAGGCACAAAAGAATGGGTGGATACTTGTGCAGGATACCGCGTGGGAAGGCTATGAAAAAATTCCTACTTGGATTATGCAGGGATACATGACGATGGCTTGGGAAGCTGTTCAGCAGATGGGCGACAACATACCGACGCATATTTTTCTCCAAGCTGGCGTAGGTGCGATGGCGGGCGCAGTAACTGGATTTTTTAGCAATTATTATGGAGAAAAGGCCCCAAAAATTATCATTGTAGAACCGGATAAAGCAAATTGTTTATTCAAAACTGCCAATGCGAACGACGGAACACTCCATAAAGTGGATGGAGATCTGGATTCTATTATGGCTGGCCTCTGTTGTGGCGAAGTTTGTACGGTGGGTTGGGAAATACTGAAGCATCGTGTAGATTATTTCTTCTCTTGCCCTGACTACGTAGCCGCTGACGGCATGAGAGTTTTGGGGAATCCTTTAGCAGGAGATGAAAGAATTATTTCAGGAGAAAGCGGAGCGGTTACATCCGGACTTGTATATAATCTGATGAATGATCCAAAACTCGAAAGCTTCCGGAAAGAATTGGGGCTGGGACAGGATTCCGTCGTGCTGTGCCTCAGCACGGAAGGAGATACCGATAAGGAAAACTATCGGCATATTGTATGGGACGGATGGTATCGTAACGAAAATACAGAACGTAATGTGTAG
- a CDS encoding alanine/glycine:cation symporter family protein, translating into MSFIIAFNNFMWGGVLAVILLGTGLLYTITLKVPQIRCAKHIAASLKSTLRSDDGSVSGFAALCGAVGGQVGTGSLVGVASALVAGGPGALFWMWITAVFGMVLSFSEATLGQLFHEKDKNGNFYGGAPYYMTKGLGCRPLAIAYALTTVFAIGICIAMLQNNSIAASVIGVADIPAWLPGIIVTAVAAVIILGGVKRITDAASLIVTFMAVGYLAITVIIVVTHITEVPAMFETILQSAFSMEAAGGGAVGYTIKEAVRNGVARGLFSNDAGNGAAAFMHASAKVLHPANKGFSAMFGTFLTTIVICTCTGFAILLTGGLGTGQDGVNLVQFAFADILGAFGSYFVVLVTFLFCFTTLLADLFYGEVGIRYLFKGKGDSVNGVVRGYQVLALILVMVGAVLPLTTLWNLVDFSVAFLVFFNVYTLLRMRKYVQYVLKDYTMQVAKGKQPVWDYAVDIKERCR; encoded by the coding sequence ATGTCGTTTATAATTGCATTTAACAATTTTATGTGGGGCGGAGTGCTGGCAGTGATTCTGCTCGGTACAGGTTTGTTGTATACGATCACGTTAAAGGTACCGCAGATTCGGTGCGCAAAGCATATTGCAGCTTCGCTGAAAAGTACGTTGCGGTCTGACGACGGATCTGTTTCTGGTTTTGCCGCCCTCTGCGGCGCAGTCGGCGGCCAGGTAGGAACAGGGAGCCTTGTCGGCGTAGCCAGCGCTTTGGTAGCCGGCGGCCCGGGAGCATTATTCTGGATGTGGATTACGGCAGTCTTTGGCATGGTTTTAAGCTTTAGTGAAGCAACCTTAGGGCAACTGTTCCATGAAAAAGATAAGAACGGCAACTTCTACGGCGGTGCGCCCTACTACATGACCAAAGGCTTAGGGTGCAGGCCACTCGCAATAGCTTACGCGCTTACAACGGTGTTTGCAATCGGTATCTGCATTGCTATGCTCCAAAATAATTCCATCGCTGCTTCCGTGATAGGGGTAGCAGATATTCCTGCGTGGCTTCCCGGCATTATCGTGACGGCTGTGGCGGCTGTCATTATATTAGGCGGGGTAAAGAGAATTACGGATGCCGCTTCGCTAATCGTTACCTTTATGGCGGTAGGGTATCTGGCAATTACAGTGATTATTGTCGTTACACATATTACCGAAGTACCGGCGATGTTTGAAACTATTTTGCAATCGGCGTTTTCAATGGAAGCAGCAGGCGGCGGGGCCGTTGGATATACTATTAAGGAAGCTGTGAGAAACGGCGTTGCCAGAGGGCTGTTCTCTAACGACGCAGGTAACGGCGCCGCCGCGTTTATGCATGCCTCCGCCAAGGTACTGCATCCGGCGAACAAAGGATTTTCCGCCATGTTTGGTACCTTCTTGACGACGATTGTAATCTGTACATGTACTGGGTTTGCCATTCTTCTGACAGGGGGACTGGGCACAGGGCAGGACGGCGTGAATCTGGTACAGTTCGCATTTGCTGATATACTTGGAGCCTTTGGAAGCTATTTCGTCGTATTAGTTACATTCTTGTTCTGTTTTACTACGTTGCTTGCAGATTTGTTTTACGGGGAAGTGGGCATCCGTTATCTGTTTAAAGGAAAAGGGGATTCCGTTAACGGTGTGGTAAGAGGATACCAGGTGCTTGCCCTAATTTTGGTAATGGTAGGAGCTGTTCTTCCGTTAACGACTCTTTGGAACCTCGTTGATTTCAGCGTAGCGTTTTTGGTATTTTTCAACGTATACACGTTATTAAGAATGAGAAAATATGTCCAGTACGTATTAAAAGACTATACGATGCAGGTTGCAAAGGGAAAACAGCCCGTATGGGACTATGCAGTTGATATTAAAGAACGATGCAGATAA
- a CDS encoding C4-dicarboxylate ABC transporter, with protein MAQHIEIIEPDARGRIRKIGFVHFMSISTFAASMGYCGMCFGWRMAHQLWGAPAWIGEFFGACALVLYVLIFIRYFHKLRVDAAAVRAEWNSPTRVNFFGTFNVSTVLLAAVLAPYHHGLASFFWYAGLFIIMVFSWILLKHWLYDRQSVDSVTPAWLLAVLGPITIPIAGNILQNPGYHDISVFCVAIGLVTGIPVIALLFAHSVFGKTLSDAAQPSLMILMAPFGMGYITYSQTFSPDNFTALFINAGIFIFFPVAAKVLHVMRTSPFRMGWWASSFPTMAFANGVLHYSVDHPALWTQALAIFLLLFGTTLILYLSFKTLWAAIHKTLWKLY; from the coding sequence ATGGCACAGCATATTGAAATCATTGAACCCGACGCGCGGGGACGGATTCGCAAGATAGGCTTTGTCCACTTCATGTCTATTTCTACCTTTGCCGCGTCAATGGGGTACTGCGGCATGTGCTTCGGTTGGCGCATGGCTCATCAGCTGTGGGGCGCGCCGGCCTGGATCGGAGAATTTTTCGGCGCCTGCGCCTTGGTGCTCTACGTGCTGATTTTCATCCGATATTTTCATAAACTGCGCGTCGATGCGGCGGCAGTCCGGGCGGAATGGAACAGCCCGACGAGGGTAAATTTTTTTGGCACGTTTAACGTTTCAACTGTATTGCTGGCGGCTGTGCTGGCACCGTATCATCATGGACTTGCCAGCTTTTTTTGGTATGCCGGATTGTTCATCATCATGGTGTTCAGCTGGATTTTGCTGAAACACTGGCTGTATGACCGTCAGAGTGTCGATTCGGTTACGCCGGCGTGGCTTTTGGCCGTGCTGGGGCCGATTACGATTCCCATTGCCGGCAACATCCTGCAGAATCCGGGCTATCATGATATTTCTGTATTCTGCGTGGCTATAGGCTTAGTGACAGGAATTCCCGTTATCGCTCTTTTATTTGCCCACAGCGTGTTTGGCAAGACATTGTCTGATGCGGCCCAGCCGAGCCTTATGATACTCATGGCACCCTTTGGCATGGGGTATATTACCTATTCCCAGACTTTTAGCCCCGATAATTTTACTGCTTTGTTCATTAATGCGGGCATTTTCATTTTTTTCCCTGTAGCGGCTAAGGTGCTGCACGTCATGCGGACGTCGCCCTTTCGCATGGGATGGTGGGCTAGCAGCTTCCCTACAATGGCCTTTGCCAACGGCGTCCTTCACTACAGCGTAGACCATCCGGCTTTATGGACGCAAGCATTGGCAATCTTTCTACTGCTGTTTGGTACAACGTTGATATTATATTTGTCTTTTAAAACGCTGTGGGCGGCAATTCATAAGACCTTGTGGAAATTATATTAA
- a CDS encoding IS30 family transposase — protein MDHIHSNTIEDVRTPGRHLSLEERGMIQALHRQGLSLRNIAAAVGCAHTTVIYELRRGTPDRKSKHGRAPQYMAKRGQKAYAENRKSSRKPCKIDHDDCELFIQWMVERVRQERWSLDACVGYARRNKLFTPEQIPCTKTLYNMLWANKLPLSLFEVPQVLKHKRRRKWVRKNKRMKGRSIEERPAVVDDGTEMGHWEVDTVVGRRAGREEVVFTAVEKVTRNYIAIRIPGRTCAGVEAALAQLQERYGAEYFSQIFKTMTADNGPEFENLSQFENLGTKIYFTHPYSSWERAQNERHNGLLRDFIPKGMSMERFSDEDILNMADTLNQRPRRVLGYHTPSELFDAFLDEVYASECVS, from the coding sequence ATGGATCACATCCATTCTAACACAATTGAGGACGTACGTACACCCGGCCGCCATCTTTCTTTGGAGGAACGTGGCATGATTCAGGCCCTGCATCGCCAGGGGCTTTCCCTTCGCAACATCGCTGCTGCAGTAGGATGTGCTCATACGACTGTTATCTATGAACTTCGGCGTGGAACGCCGGATCGGAAAAGCAAGCACGGTCGTGCCCCTCAGTATATGGCAAAGCGCGGTCAGAAGGCTTATGCAGAGAATCGCAAGAGCTCCAGGAAGCCTTGTAAAATCGATCATGACGACTGCGAGCTGTTTATCCAATGGATGGTGGAACGAGTCCGCCAGGAACGCTGGTCACTGGATGCCTGCGTTGGCTATGCTAGGCGAAATAAGCTATTTACTCCGGAACAGATTCCCTGTACCAAGACGCTCTACAACATGCTTTGGGCTAACAAACTTCCACTGTCACTCTTCGAGGTACCGCAGGTCTTGAAGCACAAACGCCGCCGCAAATGGGTGCGTAAGAACAAACGTATGAAGGGTCGCTCCATTGAGGAACGTCCTGCCGTCGTCGATGATGGTACCGAGATGGGCCACTGGGAAGTGGATACGGTCGTTGGTCGGCGCGCAGGTCGTGAAGAAGTAGTCTTCACCGCTGTTGAAAAGGTTACGCGCAACTACATCGCTATCCGAATTCCTGGACGTACCTGCGCCGGCGTTGAAGCTGCTCTTGCACAGTTGCAGGAGCGATATGGCGCAGAGTACTTCAGCCAGATCTTTAAGACGATGACGGCCGATAACGGTCCAGAGTTTGAGAACTTATCGCAGTTCGAGAACCTCGGTACCAAGATATACTTTACACATCCGTACAGCTCATGGGAGCGGGCTCAGAACGAACGCCACAATGGCCTGCTGAGGGATTTCATCCCAAAGGGCATGTCCATGGAGCGGTTCTCTGATGAGGATATCCTGAACATGGCAGATACGCTGAACCAGCGCCCACGGCGTGTTTTGGGCTACCATACGCCGTCAGAGCTATTTGATGCATTCCTCGATGAAGTTTATGCTAGTGAGTGTGTTTCCTGA